Proteins encoded by one window of uncultured Methanobrevibacter sp.:
- a CDS encoding transglutaminase family protein, producing MDLFIADPTLIGFITDLTFDEKGMNLKLSGMSKLLEQKYEFDFTQMKISEILKEMIKTAGLEPVVDATGLDDKVIDYTNVSSDSEDSGVDNSNLPADACKFAKQLTKGKKGARAKAQAIYDWINSNFPYSGYSNSHYNEQNIYSTAKANIGKAIFNCCDHAHLSVVLLRCAGLKANYIHVTGHVYTVVYIEGQRVMFDPLGYNRGMGTVASGYATDGPESESINF from the coding sequence TTGGATTTATTTATTGCGGACCCAACATTGATAGGTTTTATTACTGATTTGACCTTTGATGAAAAAGGAATGAACCTAAAATTATCTGGTATGAGTAAGTTATTAGAACAGAAGTATGAGTTTGATTTTACTCAGATGAAGATTAGTGAGATTTTAAAGGAGATGATTAAGACAGCTGGTTTGGAGCCGGTGGTTGATGCAACTGGTTTGGATGATAAGGTTATAGATTATACTAATGTTTCATCAGATAGTGAGGATAGTGGTGTTGATAATAGTAATCTGCCTGCTGATGCTTGTAAATTTGCAAAACAATTAACTAAAGGTAAAAAAGGTGCTCGAGCTAAAGCACAAGCAATATATGATTGGATTAATAGTAATTTCCCATATTCTGGTTATAGTAACTCTCATTATAATGAGCAGAATATTTACAGTACTGCTAAAGCAAATATTGGAAAAGCAATATTTAATTGTTGTGACCATGCACACTTATCTGTTGTGCTTTTAAGATGTGCTGGTTTAAAAGCAAATTATATCCATGTTACTGGACATGTTTATACTGTTGTATATATTGAGGGTCAAAGAGTTATGTTTGACCCTTTAGGTTATAATAGAGGTATGGGTACAGTTGCTTCAGGATATGCAACTGATGGTCCAGAATCAGAAAGTATTAACTTTTAG